A window of Hymenobacter aerilatus contains these coding sequences:
- a CDS encoding DUF4394 domain-containing protein, producing the protein MKHSFLKNLGTLALLVGLSGAFTSCNDDSDDPNVNKIDLGFQALTDNNQLLSLNANDADESPTPVTITGLQSGEKIMSIDYRPATGQLYGLGSTSRLYVINPATGAARAIGSGPFTPAINGTMASIDFNPTVDRLRLVTNTGQNLRLNPETGGVAATDGAINGVTNAAISAVAYTNSVSGASETVLYDIDPATDRLYRQDPPNNGTLVAIGDLGVNVTGMSGFDIAAGTNDAFAALTVDNRSGLYKIDLTSGRATRYDDFDDDNNIIGLAIPTQAVAYGVDANNNFITFNPASPQTQVSKPITGVQSGEQIVGIDMRPANGQLYGLGSTNRLYTINMSSGAAAVVGTVLLPLTGTEFGFDFNPTVDRIRIVSNTGVNLRVNPADGVATVDGVLNPGTPSITAAAYTNNFAGATTTVLYTIDSNTDQLHRQEPPNNGTQVPVGALGVNTTGVNGFDIGGTSGTGFAVLTVGTSASVYTINLTSGAATKGADLPTPLRAMAVGLGF; encoded by the coding sequence ATGAAACATTCCTTTCTCAAAAACCTTGGTACACTGGCGCTTCTAGTTGGCCTATCGGGCGCTTTCACGTCCTGCAACGACGACTCAGACGACCCTAACGTCAATAAAATTGACCTCGGCTTTCAGGCACTTACCGACAACAACCAGCTATTGTCGCTGAATGCCAATGATGCTGACGAATCGCCTACCCCAGTTACCATCACGGGCCTGCAAAGCGGCGAGAAAATCATGAGCATCGACTATCGCCCCGCCACCGGCCAACTATATGGGTTAGGTAGCACCAGTCGCCTCTACGTCATCAACCCTGCTACCGGCGCAGCGCGCGCCATAGGTAGTGGGCCGTTTACGCCGGCTATTAACGGCACGATGGCCAGCATCGATTTTAACCCTACTGTAGACCGCCTGCGTTTGGTAACGAACACCGGCCAGAATCTGCGCTTGAATCCTGAAACTGGTGGCGTAGCGGCAACCGACGGTGCTATCAACGGAGTAACCAACGCGGCTATTTCGGCTGTAGCCTACACCAACTCGGTGTCGGGAGCCAGCGAAACGGTGCTCTACGACATTGACCCAGCCACGGATCGGCTGTACCGTCAAGACCCGCCCAACAACGGCACGCTGGTAGCCATCGGCGACCTGGGCGTGAACGTGACGGGCATGAGCGGCTTTGACATTGCAGCCGGCACTAACGATGCTTTTGCCGCTCTGACAGTCGACAACCGTTCGGGTCTGTATAAGATTGACCTGACTTCGGGACGCGCTACGCGCTACGACGACTTTGACGATGACAACAACATCATCGGGCTGGCTATTCCTACCCAAGCGGTGGCTTATGGTGTAGATGCCAACAACAATTTTATCACTTTTAACCCTGCCAGCCCCCAAACGCAGGTGTCGAAACCGATTACAGGCGTGCAGAGTGGCGAGCAGATTGTGGGCATAGACATGCGTCCTGCTAACGGTCAACTCTACGGCTTGGGTAGCACCAACCGACTGTATACCATCAATATGTCGTCGGGGGCAGCTGCGGTAGTAGGTACGGTACTCCTACCACTCACCGGTACAGAGTTCGGTTTTGACTTCAATCCAACTGTAGACCGCATCCGCATTGTGAGCAATACAGGCGTAAATCTGCGCGTGAATCCAGCCGATGGTGTAGCTACAGTAGACGGTGTACTGAACCCAGGCACGCCCAGCATAACGGCTGCTGCTTATACCAACAACTTTGCTGGCGCTACGACCACGGTGCTATATACCATTGATTCAAATACTGACCAACTTCATCGCCAAGAGCCACCCAACAACGGTACGCAGGTACCAGTGGGCGCGCTGGGTGTGAACACCACCGGCGTGAACGGCTTTGACATTGGTGGCACCAGCGGCACTGGTTTCGCTGTGCTGACGGTAGGCACCAGCGCCAGCGTGTACACCATCAACCTGACCAGCGGTGCCGCCACCAAAGGCGCCGACCTCCCTACCCCCCTACGGGCTATGGCTGTGGGCTTGGGCTTCTAA
- a CDS encoding autorepressor SdpR family transcription factor: protein MNALFKALNDPTRRAILELLREGPRTAGDIAEAFHFSKPTISHHLDLLRQADLVTSDKQGQFVTYTLNMTVFDEIIGWLMQFKA, encoded by the coding sequence TTGAACGCTCTTTTCAAAGCTCTTAATGACCCTACCCGCCGCGCCATTCTGGAGCTGCTCCGCGAAGGTCCCCGTACGGCCGGCGACATTGCTGAGGCTTTCCATTTCTCCAAGCCCACCATCAGCCACCACCTCGACCTCCTCCGCCAAGCCGACCTCGTCACCAGCGACAAGCAGGGCCAGTTCGTGACCTATACGCTGAACATGACGGTGTTTGATGAGATTATCGGGTGGCTGATGCAGTTTAAAGCATAA